Within Sulfurihydrogenibium subterraneum DSM 15120, the genomic segment AGTTAAAGACTTATTAGAAAGAGGCTTTTTAAAATTAGATAACGTTAAGATGTTTGTTTTAGATGAAGCTGATAGAATGCTTGAAATGGGATTTATAGAAGATATAGAAGATATAATGTCTTATCTTCCAGAAGACAGACAAAATTTACTTTTCTCTGCTACTATGCCAAAAGAAATTTTAGAGTTGGCTCAAGAGTTTTTAAGTGAAGATTATCAAACGATAAAAGTTAAACCAGATGAAGTAACGGTAGAAAAGATTAAACAGATTATCTACAGAGTAAACCCTAAAAACAGGTTTAACAAACTTATAGAAGTTCTATCTCAAAACCAAGCGGAAAAAACGATAATATTTACTCAAACAAAGTTAGAAGCTGACCAGCTATCAGAAGACTTGTCTAAAGAAGGATTTAGCGTAAGTGCAATTCACGGAGATTTTTCTCAAAAGAAAAGGGAAACAGTCCTGCATAACTTTAGAACTGGAAAGTTAAAAATATTAGTTGCAACAGATGTTGCTGCAAGAGGGCTTGATATTAAAGGTGTTGAACTTGTTATAAACTACGGTCTTCCAAAAAATGCGGAAAGTTATGTACACAGAATAGGTAGAACTGGAAGAGCTGGAAAAGAAGGAACAGCTATATCTATAGCAACACCTTCGGAAGATAAGTATTTACAGCAGATATTACAAAAAACAAAAGCAAACATAGAAGTTATTAACGAAGCTTCTGAAAGAAAGTTCACAAAAAAAGAGACCAGAAAAACTCCATCAAGAAGATAATAAAACAAATCCCTTCCAGTAAGGAAGGGATAAAATTTCATTTAAAAACCTGCTAAAATATTACTTTTAAATCATCTAAGTGAGGTTTTTGTATGAATAAAACTATTAAAAATCTCAAAAACTATCCTATGGAAGAACTTAACAGAATAAAAGCATCTTTAAAAGAAAAAGGTATAAAGATATACGACTTTGGCACAGGAGACCCTAAGGAACCAACTCCTGATTTTATAAGAAAAGCTCTAATAAATGCAATCCCAGAGGTGAGTCAGTATCCATCGGTATTAGGAAGAAAAGATTTAAGAGAATCTATTTCAAAATGGTTTGAAAAAAGATTTAATGTAAAACTAAACCCAGATACTCAAATAATCCCATCTGCTGGGTCAAAGGAAGCTATCTTCCACTTTCCACTTGTCTTTATAGACCCAGAGGAAGATAAAAAGAGAGTTATATTTGGAACACCTGCTTACCCTGTTTACGAAAGAGGAACACTTTACGCAGGAGGTATTCCTACTGCTGTTAAATTAAAAGAAGAAGATGGATTTTTACTTAGATTAGACAAGCTTGAAAAATCTATTTTAGAAGAAACTAAGATAGTATGGATAAACTACCCTCACAATCCAACGGGAGCTGTAGCCCCTGAAAGTTATTTAAAAGAAACTATAGAAATATGTAGAGAGTATGATATTATTCTTTGCTCTGATGAGTGTTATACAGAAATATACTTTGAAGAAAAACCTCACTCTGCTTTAGAATTTGAAATTGATAATGTAGTAGTTTTCCACTCTTTGTCTAAAAGAAGTGGTATGACAGGTTATAGGTCAGGGTTTGTAGCAGGTGATGAAAAAATAATCTCATTTTATAGAAAAGAGAGAGCTAACTTTGGCGTTGCAAGTCCAGACTTTATACAGCAGGCAGCAAGAGCTGCATGGGAAGATGAAAATCATGTTTTAGAAAGAATTGAGATATTTAAACAAAAGAGAGATTTATTTATAGAGTTTTTAAATAAAATCGGTCTTGAATACCTATATCCAAAGGCAACCTTTTACATCTGGATAAAAGCACCTTCTTGGATAGATGCAAAAGATTATGTTAAAGCATTACTAGAAAATGGAATAGTTGTCTCAATTGGGGAAAACTTCTGTAGTAGTCTTGAGATAGCAGAAGGAAACTGTGAAAGTCAGTACTTTAGAATAGCACTTGTACCGACTTTAGAAGAGTGTAAGGAAGCTCTTACAGTATGGGAAAAGGTTCATAACAGTTTATTTAGATAACTTTTCTAAGTTTTGCTTTTTTATAGAGATTTTCTAAAGATAAAATTAATGCTGATTCCCTAAAAGGTAAACTTTTACTTTGGCTTATGTTTTTAACGTTGTTATAAGCTTGTAATAACTTTTCTTTCATTATTTTATCTATATCTTCATCTGTTAGATCTACTAAACCTAAACCTTTTAACCATTCATAGTAACTTACAAAAACGCCTCCAGAATTGGATAGAATATCTGGAATAATTAATTTTCCATTTTTATTTAAAATATCATCTGCTTCTACTGTTATAGGTTTATTTGCACCTTCTACTATTATTTTTGCTTTAATTTTATCTGCATTTTCTTTATTTATAACATCTTCTTTTGCAGCAAGTATAAGCACATCACAATCAATGTATAGAAATTCAGATGGATTTAATTTATCTATATTTTTATTTATTTCAGCTAATCCACAAACAGTCCCATACTCTTTTTTTATTTCATTTAACTGATTAAAATCTAATCCTTCTTTTGAATAAATACCACATTTTGAATCTGATACAGCTACTACTTTATAACCTAACTCTTGAATCTTTTTAAATGTGTATTTTCCAACTTTTCCAAAACCTTGAATAACTATTTTTACATTATCCTTGTTTAAAAAATCTTTTATAACTTTATCGGTTATATAAGCAACACCATATCCCGTAGAAAATTTTCTATATTCAATGCCTTTTAGTTCAGGAGATTTTCCAGTAACTATAGCATAAACTGGCTTTCCCTTTATTTTTGAATATTCATCAAAGAAAACATTCATATCATCCTCATCTGTGTTCATATCTGGAGCTGGAATATCAGTATACTCATCAATATATTTACTTAATTTTCTTGCATATTCTCTTATAATAAGTTCTTTTTCTTCCGATGTTAGAGATTTGGGATCAATTGAAATTCCACCTTTTGAACCACCAAAAGGAATATCAAGTAGAGCATTTTTCAGAGTCATCAGTGTGGATAGTTCTAAAAGTTCATGGTAAGTTATATCTTGAGATATT encodes:
- the dapC gene encoding succinyldiaminopimelate transaminase, whose protein sequence is MNKTIKNLKNYPMEELNRIKASLKEKGIKIYDFGTGDPKEPTPDFIRKALINAIPEVSQYPSVLGRKDLRESISKWFEKRFNVKLNPDTQIIPSAGSKEAIFHFPLVFIDPEEDKKRVIFGTPAYPVYERGTLYAGGIPTAVKLKEEDGFLLRLDKLEKSILEETKIVWINYPHNPTGAVAPESYLKETIEICREYDIILCSDECYTEIYFEEKPHSALEFEIDNVVVFHSLSKRSGMTGYRSGFVAGDEKIISFYRKERANFGVASPDFIQQAARAAWEDENHVLERIEIFKQKRDLFIEFLNKIGLEYLYPKATFYIWIKAPSWIDAKDYVKALLENGIVVSIGENFCSSLEIAEGNCESQYFRIALVPTLEECKEALTVWEKVHNSLFR
- a CDS encoding Glu/Leu/Phe/Val family dehydrogenase; this encodes MENFTTFTFEKIKNIINYLSISTEEKNSLLEILKYPDISFEFSTYLKKENQIKSIKAYRVLHNSLNGPYKGGLRISQDITYHELLELSTLMTLKNALLDIPFGGSKGGISIDPKSLTSEEKELIIREYARKLSKYIDEYTDIPAPDMNTDEDDMNVFFDEYSKIKGKPVYAIVTGKSPELKGIEYRKFSTGYGVAYITDKVIKDFLNKDNVKIVIQGFGKVGKYTFKKIQELGYKVVAVSDSKCGIYSKEGLDFNQLNEIKKEYGTVCGLAEINKNIDKLNPSEFLYIDCDVLILAAKEDVINKENADKIKAKIIVEGANKPITVEADDILNKNGKLIIPDILSNSGGVFVSYYEWLKGLGLVDLTDEDIDKIMKEKLLQAYNNVKNISQSKSLPFRESALILSLENLYKKAKLRKVI
- a CDS encoding DEAD/DEAH box helicase; this encodes MSNKTFKDLGISQETLKSLESLGYSKPTEIQEKAIPAVLSGKDLVAQAQTGTGKTAAFGIPIVESVNPKQKKIQALILVPTRELAIQVAKEIKDLGKNKKVFVLSVYGGKSMKHQIDFLKKGNDVVIVGTPGRVKDLLERGFLKLDNVKMFVLDEADRMLEMGFIEDIEDIMSYLPEDRQNLLFSATMPKEILELAQEFLSEDYQTIKVKPDEVTVEKIKQIIYRVNPKNRFNKLIEVLSQNQAEKTIIFTQTKLEADQLSEDLSKEGFSVSAIHGDFSQKKRETVLHNFRTGKLKILVATDVAARGLDIKGVELVINYGLPKNAESYVHRIGRTGRAGKEGTAISIATPSEDKYLQQILQKTKANIEVINEASERKFTKKETRKTPSRR